In Synechococcus sp. RS9909, one genomic interval encodes:
- a CDS encoding mannose-1-phosphate guanylyltransferase/mannose-6-phosphate isomerase: MTTPLIPVILCGGTGTRLWPLSRASYPKQYWPLGGSGDETLLQQTQQRLEGLSGLAAPLLICNDDHRFIVAEQMRQIGVEPGAILLEPMGRNTAPAVAVAALQATARGDDPLLLVLAADHVIRDAALFRAAIEAGRADAEAGRLVSFGIVPTAPETGYGYIEAAAPLQAGSLQPVPIARFVEKPDRATAEQFLASGRFTWNSGMFLFRASAMLAELERLAPEVVSCCRAALEQDVADLDFLRLEREAFAKCPNVAIDVAVMEKTALGSVLPLAAGWSDVGSWSALWDTADRDDDGNVLRGRVISEGSRNCYLRSEHRLVVGLGVENLVVVETDDAVLIADRSQAQNVKTIVKQLEADGSPEGKAHRRIYRPWGSYTGVVEDHRWQVKRISVKPGASLSLQMHHHRAEHWIVVKGTALVERDGEQQLIGENQSTYIPLGCKHRLSNPGRIPVEMIEVQSGAYLGEDDIVRFDDLYGRSDATAALKA; this comes from the coding sequence GTGACCACCCCCCTGATCCCGGTGATCCTCTGCGGCGGCACCGGCACCCGTCTCTGGCCCCTCTCCCGCGCCAGCTATCCCAAACAGTATTGGCCCCTGGGGGGCAGCGGCGACGAGACCCTGCTGCAGCAGACCCAGCAACGGCTGGAAGGGCTGAGCGGTCTCGCAGCTCCCCTGCTGATCTGCAACGACGACCACCGTTTCATCGTGGCCGAACAGATGCGCCAGATCGGTGTGGAGCCGGGCGCCATCCTGCTGGAGCCGATGGGGCGCAACACGGCACCGGCGGTGGCGGTGGCGGCCCTCCAGGCCACCGCCCGCGGCGACGATCCGCTGCTGCTGGTGCTCGCCGCCGACCATGTGATCCGCGATGCGGCCCTTTTCCGTGCCGCGATCGAAGCCGGGCGCGCCGACGCGGAAGCTGGCCGTCTGGTGAGCTTCGGGATCGTGCCGACAGCGCCGGAAACCGGCTACGGCTACATCGAAGCGGCAGCACCACTGCAGGCGGGATCGCTCCAGCCCGTGCCGATTGCCCGCTTTGTGGAGAAACCCGATCGGGCCACGGCCGAGCAGTTCCTCGCCAGCGGTCGCTTCACCTGGAACAGCGGCATGTTCCTCTTCCGGGCCAGCGCCATGCTCGCCGAGCTGGAGCGGCTGGCGCCTGAAGTGGTGAGCTGCTGCCGCGCCGCCCTGGAGCAGGACGTGGCCGACCTCGACTTCCTGCGTCTGGAGCGGGAAGCCTTCGCCAAGTGCCCGAATGTGGCGATCGATGTGGCGGTGATGGAGAAAACGGCGCTGGGTTCGGTGCTGCCCCTGGCGGCGGGTTGGAGCGATGTGGGCAGCTGGAGTGCGCTGTGGGATACGGCCGATCGGGATGACGACGGCAACGTGCTGCGCGGCCGGGTGATCAGCGAAGGCAGCCGCAATTGCTACCTGCGCAGCGAGCATCGCCTCGTGGTGGGCCTGGGGGTGGAGAACCTGGTGGTGGTGGAAACCGACGACGCCGTGCTGATCGCCGACCGCAGCCAGGCCCAGAACGTGAAGACGATCGTGAAGCAGCTGGAGGCCGACGGAAGCCCCGAAGGCAAGGCCCACCGCAGGATCTATCGCCCCTGGGGCTCCTACACCGGCGTGGTCGAAGACCATCGCTGGCAGGTGAAACGGATCTCAGTGAAACCGGGGGCGAGCCTGTCGTTGCAGATGCACCACCACCGCGCCGAGCACTGGATTGTGGTGAAGGGCACCGCCCTGGTGGAGCGCGACGGCGAACAGCAGCTGATCGGCGAAAACCAGAGCACCTACATCCCCCTGGGCTGCAAACACCGGCTCAGCAACCCGGGCCGCATCCCCGTCGAGATGATCGAGGTGCAGAGCGGGGCCTACCTCGGCGAAGACGACATCGTCCGCTTCGACGATCTATATGGCCGCAGCGACGCCACAGCCGCGCTCAAGGCCTGA
- a CDS encoding nucleotidyltransferase domain-containing protein, with protein sequence MPSLRQVGVFGSYGRGSAAFGSDLDLLLVDAQATGGQIERLQVWPLGDLPLSCDALVLTPEELDQRLSDGTRMAAELRRDLRWML encoded by the coding sequence GTGCCCAGTCTTCGTCAGGTGGGGGTGTTCGGCAGCTACGGCCGAGGCTCCGCAGCATTCGGCAGCGACCTGGACCTTCTTCTGGTTGATGCTCAAGCCACCGGCGGCCAGATCGAGCGTCTCCAGGTCTGGCCCCTGGGTGACCTCCCTCTCAGTTGTGATGCTCTGGTGTTGACCCCTGAGGAATTGGATCAACGGCTTTCTGATGGCACTCGGATGGCGGCTGAGCTCAGGCGCGATCTCCGTTGGATGCTTTGA
- the acpP gene encoding acyl carrier protein — translation MSQEAILEKVRSIVAEQLSVDAGDVKPESNFQNDLGADSLDTVELVMALEEAFDIEIPDEAAEGIATVGDAVKYIEDKQA, via the coding sequence ATGTCCCAGGAAGCGATCCTCGAAAAAGTCCGTTCGATCGTGGCGGAGCAGCTCAGCGTTGATGCCGGCGACGTGAAGCCGGAATCCAATTTCCAGAATGATCTCGGCGCCGACTCGCTCGACACCGTCGAGCTGGTGATGGCTCTGGAGGAAGCCTTCGACATCGAAATCCCCGACGAAGCCGCTGAAGGCATCGCCACCGTGGGTGACGCAGTTAAGTACATCGAAGACAAGCAGGCCTGA
- the rimM gene encoding ribosome maturation factor RimM (Essential for efficient processing of 16S rRNA), giving the protein MPEPTNAPQPNDWLAVGTVVGAQGLGGELRINPASEFPERFTTPGTRWLQARGGEPRPVELSSGRQLPGKQLFVVRFDGVNDRSAAEALVGQTLLVRADDRPALADGEFHLLDLVGLEVRLQADAEAIGSVTDLISGGNDLLEVERTDGRKQLIPFVEAIVPEVHLEEGWLLLTPPPGLLEL; this is encoded by the coding sequence ATGCCTGAACCCACCAACGCTCCACAGCCGAACGACTGGCTGGCGGTGGGAACCGTGGTGGGTGCCCAGGGGCTCGGCGGCGAGCTGCGCATCAATCCCGCCAGTGAGTTCCCGGAGCGCTTCACCACGCCCGGCACCCGCTGGCTGCAAGCCCGTGGCGGCGAACCCCGCCCCGTAGAGCTGAGCAGCGGTCGGCAGCTGCCCGGCAAACAGCTGTTCGTGGTGCGCTTCGACGGGGTCAACGACCGCAGCGCCGCCGAAGCCCTGGTGGGCCAGACCCTGTTGGTGCGCGCCGATGACCGGCCTGCCCTGGCCGATGGCGAGTTTCACCTGCTCGATCTGGTGGGCCTCGAGGTGCGGCTCCAGGCCGATGCTGAAGCGATCGGCAGCGTCACCGATCTGATCAGCGGTGGCAACGACCTGCTGGAGGTGGAGCGCACGGATGGCCGCAAACAATTGATTCCCTTCGTGGAGGCGATCGTGCCGGAGGTGCACCTCGAGGAGGGCTGGCTGCTGCTCACGCCACCACCGGGGCTGCTGGAGCTCTAA
- the fabF gene encoding beta-ketoacyl-ACP synthase II — MVEGLQRVVVTGLGAVTPIGNTVADYWTGLTSGRNGVAPITLFDASAHACRFAAEVKAFDPSGYLEAKEAKRWDRFCKFGVVAAKQALADSGLEITDANAHRIGISIGSGVGGLLTMETQAHVLADKGPGRVSPFTVPMMIPNMATGLAAIALGAKGPSSAVATACAAGSNAIGDAFRILQLGKADAMICGGAESAITPLGVAGFASAKALSFRNDDPATASRPFDAERDGFVIGEGAGLLVLETLAHAEARGATVLAEIVGYGTTCDAHHITAPTPGGVGGAAAIRLALDDAALAPECVGYINAHGTSTPANDSNETAAIKSALGDRAHQIPVSSTKSMTGHLLGGSGGIEAVASILAIRHGVVPPTINYANPDPNCDLDVVPNTAREATLDAVLSNSFGFGGHNVCLAFRRMR, encoded by the coding sequence ATGGTGGAGGGTCTCCAACGTGTCGTGGTCACGGGCCTCGGCGCGGTGACGCCGATCGGCAACACGGTTGCCGACTACTGGACCGGGCTGACCTCCGGCCGCAACGGTGTGGCTCCGATCACGCTGTTTGATGCCAGCGCCCACGCCTGCCGCTTCGCGGCGGAAGTGAAAGCCTTTGACCCCAGCGGCTATCTCGAAGCGAAGGAAGCCAAGCGCTGGGATCGGTTCTGCAAATTCGGCGTGGTGGCAGCCAAGCAGGCCCTGGCCGATTCCGGCCTGGAGATCACCGACGCCAATGCCCACCGCATCGGCATCAGCATCGGCTCCGGCGTCGGCGGCCTCCTGACGATGGAGACCCAGGCCCACGTGTTGGCCGACAAGGGACCGGGGCGGGTCAGCCCCTTCACGGTACCGATGATGATTCCCAACATGGCCACCGGGCTGGCGGCCATCGCCCTCGGCGCTAAGGGTCCCAGTTCCGCGGTAGCCACCGCCTGCGCCGCCGGCTCCAATGCGATCGGTGATGCCTTCCGGATCCTCCAGCTGGGCAAAGCCGACGCCATGATCTGCGGCGGTGCCGAATCGGCGATCACGCCCCTGGGAGTCGCCGGTTTCGCCAGCGCCAAGGCGTTGTCGTTCCGCAACGATGATCCCGCCACAGCCAGTCGCCCCTTTGACGCCGAGCGGGACGGTTTCGTGATCGGTGAAGGGGCAGGCCTGCTGGTGCTCGAAACCCTGGCCCACGCCGAAGCCCGGGGCGCCACGGTGCTGGCGGAGATCGTGGGCTACGGCACCACCTGTGATGCCCACCACATCACCGCCCCGACCCCGGGTGGTGTGGGCGGCGCCGCTGCCATCCGCCTGGCGCTCGACGATGCCGCTCTGGCCCCTGAGTGTGTGGGTTACATCAATGCCCACGGCACCAGCACCCCAGCCAACGACAGCAACGAGACCGCTGCCATCAAGAGCGCACTCGGCGATCGGGCCCATCAGATCCCTGTGAGCTCCACCAAATCGATGACCGGTCACCTGCTGGGAGGTTCCGGTGGCATCGAAGCGGTGGCGAGCATCCTCGCCATCCGCCATGGCGTTGTGCCCCCCACGATCAACTACGCCAACCCAGATCCCAACTGTGATCTGGATGTCGTTCCGAACACCGCCCGTGAAGCCACACTGGATGCGGTGCTCTCCAACTCCTTCGGCTTCGGCGGCCACAACGTCTGCCTTGCCTTCCGTCGCATGCGCTGA
- a CDS encoding nucleotidyltransferase domain-containing protein: protein MAAVTSFHVLRQQRHAQWLTELKQRIDQVLVSSPPGSTVRPDQIYLFGSRARGDWDGLSDTDLLVVAESREAAEQWADQLLAHGVAQDAIGLDRVAWQQLPEHPSVIWRHVARDAQPLLAQQPLRAQQP, encoded by the coding sequence ATGGCTGCCGTCACCAGCTTTCATGTGTTGCGCCAGCAACGGCATGCGCAGTGGCTCACTGAGCTGAAACAACGCATCGATCAGGTGCTGGTCTCATCCCCTCCAGGCAGCACAGTCAGGCCTGATCAGATTTATCTGTTTGGATCCAGAGCACGAGGCGACTGGGATGGCCTCTCCGATACGGATCTGCTGGTGGTGGCCGAGAGCCGAGAAGCAGCCGAGCAATGGGCCGATCAGCTGCTCGCGCATGGTGTCGCCCAGGACGCGATCGGGCTGGACCGCGTGGCCTGGCAACAGCTCCCCGAGCATCCGTCGGTGATCTGGCGCCATGTGGCTCGCGATGCCCAGCCTTTACTTGCGCAACAACCTTTACGCGCACAACAGCCATGA
- the glmS gene encoding glutamine--fructose-6-phosphate transaminase (isomerizing), whose translation MCGIVAVIGSRDAAPLLLEGLRQLEYRGYDSAGIATVEATQLHCLRAKGKLVNLAARLEAEGAPGYCGIGHTRWATHGKPEERNAHPHRDGSGTVAVVQNGIIENHRSLREQLMAAGVVFESETDTEVIPHLIAARLQALRSEGRPADGALLLEAVQAVLPQLQGAYALAVVWAEVPGALVVARRAAPLLIGLGEGEFVCASDTPALAGITRTILPMEDGEVALLSPLGIELYDAEGVRQQRTPSLLSGTDHVADKRHFRHFMLKEIHEQPETAELWVARHLPSGLPESNPVALPFDEAFYSGVERIQILACGTSRHAALVGAYLLEQFAGLPTSVFYASEFRYAPPPLAPHTLTIGVTQSGETADTLAALAMEAERRRALGDDAYAPRQLGITNRPESSLARQVEHILDIGAGIEVGVAATKTFLGQLLAFYALALAFAARRGSRPVAEIAALVAELRQLPSQLTQLVERHDRESEALAHRFAETQDVIFLGRGINYPIALEGALKLKEISYIHAEGYPAGEMKHGPIALLDAHVPVVSIAMPGVVFEKVLSNAQEAKARDAQLIGVAPEGPDTALFDALLPVPEVSEWVSPLLTVVPMQLLSYHIAAHRGLDVDQPRNLAKSVTVE comes from the coding sequence ATGTGCGGAATCGTTGCGGTGATCGGCTCGCGGGATGCGGCCCCCCTGTTGCTTGAAGGCCTCAGGCAGCTGGAGTATCGCGGTTACGACTCCGCCGGGATCGCCACGGTGGAGGCCACCCAGCTGCATTGCCTCCGGGCCAAGGGCAAGTTGGTGAACCTGGCGGCACGGTTGGAAGCGGAGGGAGCACCGGGCTACTGCGGCATCGGCCACACGCGCTGGGCCACCCATGGCAAACCGGAGGAGCGCAATGCCCATCCCCATCGCGATGGCAGCGGCACGGTGGCGGTGGTGCAGAACGGCATCATCGAGAACCACCGCAGCCTGCGGGAGCAGCTCATGGCTGCAGGCGTGGTGTTCGAGTCGGAGACCGACACCGAGGTGATTCCCCACCTGATCGCAGCCCGGCTGCAGGCATTGCGTTCTGAGGGGCGCCCCGCCGATGGCGCCCTGCTGCTGGAGGCGGTGCAGGCGGTGTTGCCGCAGCTGCAGGGCGCCTATGCCCTGGCGGTGGTGTGGGCGGAGGTTCCCGGCGCCCTGGTGGTGGCCCGCCGGGCGGCGCCGTTGCTGATCGGTCTTGGTGAAGGGGAGTTTGTCTGCGCCAGCGACACGCCGGCTCTCGCCGGGATTACCCGCACGATCCTGCCGATGGAGGACGGGGAAGTCGCCCTGCTCAGCCCTTTGGGCATCGAGCTCTACGACGCTGAGGGTGTGCGGCAGCAGCGCACGCCTTCTCTGTTGAGCGGCACGGATCATGTGGCCGACAAGCGCCATTTCCGCCACTTCATGCTCAAGGAGATCCATGAGCAGCCGGAGACGGCTGAGCTCTGGGTGGCGCGCCATCTCCCCAGCGGTTTGCCGGAGTCGAATCCGGTGGCCTTGCCGTTCGATGAGGCCTTTTACTCCGGGGTGGAGCGGATTCAGATCCTGGCCTGTGGCACCAGTCGTCATGCGGCCTTGGTGGGGGCCTACCTGCTGGAGCAGTTCGCCGGATTGCCCACCAGCGTGTTCTACGCCAGCGAATTCCGTTATGCGCCGCCGCCGCTGGCGCCCCACACCCTCACCATCGGGGTGACCCAGTCGGGGGAAACGGCCGACACCCTCGCCGCCCTGGCGATGGAGGCAGAGCGCCGCCGCGCCCTGGGCGATGACGCCTATGCACCACGCCAGCTGGGGATCACCAACCGGCCTGAGAGTTCCCTGGCCCGCCAGGTGGAGCACATCCTCGACATCGGCGCCGGCATCGAAGTGGGTGTGGCGGCCACCAAAACGTTCCTCGGTCAGCTGCTGGCCTTCTATGCCCTGGCCCTCGCCTTTGCGGCCCGGCGCGGCAGCCGGCCGGTGGCGGAGATCGCAGCTCTGGTGGCGGAGTTGCGCCAGCTTCCCAGCCAGCTCACGCAACTGGTGGAGCGTCACGATCGGGAGTCGGAAGCGCTGGCCCACCGCTTTGCTGAAACCCAGGACGTGATCTTCCTGGGGCGTGGCATCAACTATCCGATCGCGCTGGAGGGAGCGCTCAAGCTCAAGGAGATCAGCTACATCCACGCCGAGGGCTATCCCGCCGGCGAGATGAAGCACGGCCCGATTGCCCTGCTCGATGCCCACGTGCCGGTGGTGTCGATTGCGATGCCCGGCGTGGTGTTCGAGAAGGTGCTGAGCAATGCCCAGGAGGCGAAAGCCCGCGATGCGCAGCTGATCGGTGTGGCACCGGAAGGACCGGACACGGCCCTGTTTGATGCCCTGCTGCCGGTGCCGGAGGTGAGCGAGTGGGTGAGCCCCCTGCTCACGGTGGTGCCGATGCAGTTGTTGAGTTACCACATCGCTGCCCATCGCGGCCTCGATGTGGATCAACCGCGCAACCTGGCCAAGAGCGTCACCGTGGAGTGA
- a CDS encoding ion transporter, with the protein MWAGVRVQLRRVVLDSDTRAGRLYNLIIFGTILVSVAGLMVEPHPLHLASDDAVPAWVHSLERACLLVFIADFLLHLWVTPQPLVYLRSFYGLIDLSAVLFFFVPQISSGLILWIFKFGRVLRVFKLLRFLDEAQLLGNALRASARRIGVFLFFVVMAQVMLGYVMVMIESSHPQTQFQTVGHGVYWAIVTMTTVGYGDVVPQTVLGRLLAAVVMLLGFGIIAIPTGIVTVETINQARQDQRSCGDCGRTGHRHRAAHCDQCGAVLPEAVSRS; encoded by the coding sequence ATGTGGGCCGGCGTCCGGGTGCAGTTGCGGCGGGTCGTGCTCGACTCCGACACCCGAGCCGGACGCCTCTACAACCTGATCATCTTTGGCACGATTCTGGTGAGTGTGGCGGGGCTGATGGTCGAGCCCCATCCGCTTCATCTCGCTTCTGATGATGCGGTGCCGGCCTGGGTGCACAGCCTTGAGCGGGCCTGCCTGCTGGTGTTCATCGCCGATTTTCTGCTCCACCTCTGGGTCACGCCCCAACCGCTGGTCTATCTGCGCAGCTTCTACGGCCTGATCGACCTCTCGGCGGTGCTGTTCTTTTTTGTACCCCAGATCAGCAGTGGCTTGATCCTCTGGATCTTCAAGTTCGGGCGGGTGCTGCGGGTGTTCAAGCTGCTGCGCTTTCTCGATGAGGCCCAGCTGCTCGGCAACGCCCTGCGCGCCAGTGCCCGCCGCATCGGTGTGTTCCTGTTCTTTGTGGTGATGGCCCAGGTGATGCTGGGGTATGTGATGGTGATGATTGAAAGCAGCCACCCCCAGACGCAGTTCCAGACCGTGGGCCACGGGGTGTATTGGGCGATTGTGACCATGACCACGGTGGGCTACGGCGATGTGGTGCCCCAGACCGTGCTCGGTCGCCTGTTGGCGGCGGTGGTGATGCTGCTCGGCTTCGGGATCATTGCCATCCCCACCGGCATCGTCACGGTGGAGACCATCAATCAGGCCCGGCAGGATCAACGCTCGTGTGGGGACTGCGGCCGCACTGGCCACCGCCACCGGGCCGCCCACTGCGATCAGTGCGGGGCGGTGTTGCCAGAGGCTGTCTCAAGGTCCTGA
- a CDS encoding NAD(P)H dehydrogenase subunit NdhS — protein sequence MASTAPILPGATVKVEDPRSIYNGYTGFVQRISGDRAAVLFEGGNWDKLVTLRLRDLSAA from the coding sequence ATGGCCTCCACCGCTCCGATCCTGCCCGGTGCCACGGTGAAGGTGGAGGATCCCCGTTCGATTTACAACGGGTACACCGGGTTCGTGCAGCGGATCAGCGGGGATCGGGCGGCGGTGCTGTTTGAAGGCGGCAACTGGGACAAGCTCGTGACCCTGCGTCTCAGGGATCTGAGCGCCGCCTGA
- the psaC gene encoding photosystem I iron-sulfur center protein PsaC, with product MSHAVKIYDTCIGCTQCVRACPLDVLEMVPWDGCKAGQIASSPRTEDCVGCKRCETACPTDFLSIRVYLGDETSRSMGLAY from the coding sequence ATGTCCCACGCCGTCAAGATCTACGACACCTGCATCGGCTGCACCCAGTGTGTGCGTGCCTGCCCTCTGGATGTGCTCGAAATGGTGCCCTGGGACGGCTGCAAGGCCGGTCAGATCGCCTCGTCCCCCCGCACCGAGGATTGCGTCGGTTGCAAGCGCTGCGAAACCGCCTGTCCCACCGACTTCCTCAGCATCCGCGTCTATCTCGGTGATGAAACCAGCCGCAGCATGGGTCTGGCCTACTGA
- a CDS encoding HEPN domain-containing protein, producing MNSRPEAWLHQARNDLALARLARDNGFLAQACYFASQAAEKSLNGALLELGIEPPHTHVLHDLVQQLDQAGLDTQALQALPLRGLSRMAIQSRYPMDATPPADLFDPGDADQALSIASQVIELVEVLDA from the coding sequence ATGAACTCCCGGCCTGAGGCCTGGCTCCATCAGGCCAGGAATGACCTGGCCTTGGCGCGGCTCGCCCGCGACAACGGGTTTCTGGCTCAGGCTTGCTATTTCGCCTCACAAGCCGCCGAGAAATCCCTCAACGGAGCACTGCTGGAGCTCGGCATCGAGCCCCCGCACACCCACGTGCTGCATGATCTCGTCCAACAACTCGACCAAGCCGGTCTCGACACCCAGGCCCTCCAAGCCCTTCCACTCCGGGGGCTCAGTCGCATGGCGATTCAATCGCGTTACCCAATGGATGCCACCCCACCCGCGGATCTGTTTGATCCAGGCGATGCCGATCAAGCTCTCAGCATCGCCAGCCAAGTGATCGAGCTGGTGGAGGTGCTCGATGCCTGA
- a CDS encoding HEPN domain-containing protein translates to MRGGVARGCLKVLIQSFRRSSAECPYEPLCRLVASHQAVEKALKALHLHHGQQSWGHGLGRSFRDLPAFVSEPLAARVPDLEDRLRVLDALYIPTRYPDSLPEGAPTDHFGRLQSSDAITHASALVDAIRVAMANS, encoded by the coding sequence GTGCGGGGCGGTGTTGCCAGAGGCTGTCTCAAGGTCCTGATCCAGTCATTCAGGCGATCGTCAGCAGAATGCCCCTATGAACCGCTCTGCCGATTGGTTGCATCACACCAGGCGGTTGAAAAAGCCCTGAAGGCTTTGCATCTCCATCACGGTCAGCAGAGTTGGGGTCATGGTCTGGGGCGCTCGTTTCGGGATTTGCCGGCCTTCGTCTCCGAACCCTTGGCGGCGAGAGTGCCTGACCTGGAAGACAGGCTTCGGGTGCTGGACGCCCTGTATATCCCTACGCGCTATCCCGATAGCCTTCCAGAAGGTGCTCCAACCGATCACTTCGGTCGCCTGCAGAGTTCTGACGCCATCACCCATGCCAGTGCGCTTGTTGACGCAATCCGTGTGGCGATGGCCAACTCCTGA